In the Elioraea tepida genome, one interval contains:
- a CDS encoding energy transducer TonB, with product MRVAAAAALFLHAAALALILPTGVLRRGADVAGEAPGIPVVLSPGGGEEAEDVEGVPPDPRDAHRAPEARESAPPAAMAHDASAEAAMDQAASAEATVEAVAETAARTPAETLPPPHEEAATAAPTASTLPLPPPPPPEPPPRRAEARRSGQSPGATAPAASAWSRAAEESAGFGAAALALDTRPATVGRRVDPVVPLEARQRRIEGTVVLAVTVSAAGTPSAVDVLRSSGHLLLDRAAQEALWQWRFDPARRGGVPVEEQVAIPITFRIID from the coding sequence ATGAGGGTGGCGGCCGCAGCCGCGCTGTTTCTGCACGCCGCAGCACTTGCCCTGATCCTGCCGACCGGCGTGCTGCGCAGAGGGGCGGACGTTGCGGGCGAAGCCCCTGGCATTCCCGTGGTTCTCTCGCCCGGCGGCGGCGAGGAGGCCGAGGATGTCGAGGGAGTGCCGCCGGATCCGCGTGACGCGCACCGAGCGCCCGAGGCTCGAGAGAGCGCGCCGCCGGCCGCGATGGCGCACGATGCGTCGGCGGAAGCGGCAATGGACCAGGCCGCGTCGGCGGAGGCGACGGTCGAGGCGGTGGCCGAGACCGCGGCACGGACGCCCGCGGAAACGCTTCCGCCCCCTCACGAGGAGGCAGCCACCGCCGCCCCGACGGCCTCCACTCTGCCCCTGCCGCCTCCCCCGCCGCCTGAGCCGCCGCCGCGCCGCGCCGAGGCACGGCGGAGCGGGCAGTCTCCCGGCGCGACGGCGCCTGCCGCCTCGGCCTGGAGCAGAGCGGCGGAGGAGTCGGCCGGGTTCGGTGCCGCCGCCCTCGCCCTCGACACACGCCCGGCGACGGTGGGGCGCCGCGTCGATCCCGTCGTGCCCCTCGAGGCACGGCAGAGGCGGATCGAGGGAACGGTGGTGCTCGCGGTCACGGTCAGCGCCGCGGGCACTCCGTCGGCAGTGGACGTCCTGCGATCGAGCGGCCATCTGCTGCTCGACCGGGCGGCGCAGGAGGCGCTCTGGCAGTGGCGGTTCGACCCGGCCCGGCGCGGCGGCGTGCCGGTCGAGGAACAGGTCGCCATCCCCATCACCTTCCGCATCATCGACTGA
- a CDS encoding TonB-dependent receptor yields the protein MVTATRIPTPLERIAAGVTVIDRRTIEERGYATLAEALTAVPGLRIRSSGGPGAEAFAFIRGAESKHTLVLIDGVPVNDPSNPGGAFDFGKDTLGDVERIEIVRGPMSTLYGSNAVGGVINIITRRATDRAVAGSAQIGAGYPREASGRVFASLRHGPVDGSISLESLSRHGSNAIADRLRLNTGERDGFRGQTGAARLGLQPAPWVRLDVFGRQRYAAYGLDGFDNAGRLVDDRNYEGRDRLGVFGGAVTLTPLGEALETRLSVVRTRYVRSLRNRPDEFSNSRTDDRSEGQRDIVSLDNTLRLPDLGPVGLAAVTFGASRRWEGLDTDTSFSSLKETDRSDGL from the coding sequence GTGGTCACGGCGACACGTATACCCACCCCCCTCGAGCGGATCGCCGCGGGCGTGACGGTGATCGACCGCCGCACCATCGAGGAGCGGGGCTACGCCACGCTCGCCGAGGCGCTGACGGCCGTGCCGGGGCTGCGGATCCGGTCCTCCGGCGGGCCCGGCGCCGAGGCTTTCGCCTTCATCCGCGGCGCCGAGAGCAAGCACACCCTCGTGCTGATCGATGGCGTCCCGGTCAACGACCCCTCGAACCCGGGCGGCGCGTTCGACTTCGGCAAGGACACGCTCGGCGATGTCGAACGCATCGAGATCGTGCGCGGCCCGATGTCGACGCTCTACGGCTCGAATGCCGTCGGCGGCGTTATCAACATCATCACCCGCCGTGCCACAGACCGCGCCGTCGCAGGCTCTGCCCAGATCGGCGCCGGCTACCCACGCGAGGCGTCGGGGCGAGTCTTCGCCTCCCTCCGTCACGGCCCCGTCGACGGCTCGATCAGCCTCGAGTCGCTCTCGCGGCACGGCTCGAACGCGATCGCCGACCGGTTGCGCTTGAACACAGGCGAACGCGACGGCTTCCGCGGCCAGACCGGGGCGGCGCGGCTTGGGCTGCAGCCAGCGCCCTGGGTCAGGCTCGACGTCTTCGGCAGGCAGCGCTACGCGGCCTATGGCCTCGACGGTTTCGACAACGCGGGGCGCCTCGTCGACGACCGGAACTACGAGGGGCGTGACAGGCTCGGCGTGTTCGGGGGAGCGGTGACGCTGACACCGCTCGGCGAGGCGCTTGAGACACGGCTCAGCGTGGTGCGCACACGCTATGTCCGGTCGCTCCGGAACCGGCCGGACGAGTTCTCTAACAGCCGCACGGACGACCGCTCTGAGGGGCAGCGTGACATCGTTTCGCTCGACAACACGCTGCGGCTTCCCGATCTCGGGCCGGTCGGCCTCGCGGCGGTGACGTTCGGGGCGTCGCGCCGGTGGGAGGGTCTAGACACAGACACGAGCTTCTCCAGCCTCAAGGAAACGGACCGGAGCGACGGCCTCTAA
- a CDS encoding exopolysaccharide biosynthesis protein has product MLDTTRQSVPATTAPPHRHDDFMAPSAHLPVSELMLHLARDWPAERITLGELIHAFGTRGYGVLVILFAIPNLIPIYIPGWSPIFGIPLFIVCMQMALGLPEPRLPEVLTRRSLKKTDLLMIVEKSMPWLKRIERHVRPRPSLLTGAIGARLIGFYGAWLAFLVTIPLPLTNGPTSLACAIMAFGLMEEDTRLILAGAVVGVGASVLALSIIGGFGWILAQGLGVIF; this is encoded by the coding sequence GTGCTGGACACCACCCGACAGTCCGTGCCTGCGACGACGGCGCCGCCGCACCGGCACGACGACTTCATGGCGCCCTCTGCGCACCTGCCGGTCTCTGAGTTGATGTTGCATCTCGCGCGCGACTGGCCGGCCGAGCGGATCACGCTCGGCGAGCTGATCCATGCCTTCGGCACACGCGGCTACGGGGTGCTCGTCATCCTCTTCGCGATTCCAAACCTGATCCCGATCTACATTCCGGGCTGGTCGCCGATCTTCGGCATTCCGCTCTTTATCGTCTGCATGCAGATGGCGCTCGGTCTGCCCGAGCCGCGGCTTCCGGAGGTTCTGACGCGGAGGTCGCTGAAGAAGACCGACCTTCTGATGATCGTCGAGAAGTCGATGCCGTGGCTCAAGCGAATCGAACGCCATGTCCGGCCGCGGCCCTCGCTTCTGACCGGCGCGATCGGCGCACGGCTGATCGGCTTCTACGGCGCGTGGCTCGCTTTCCTCGTCACCATCCCGCTGCCGCTGACCAACGGGCCGACCAGCCTCGCCTGCGCGATCATGGCCTTCGGGCTGATGGAGGAGGACACGCGGCTGATCCTCGCCGGGGCCGTGGTCGGCGTCGGCGCCTCGGTGCTCGCGCTCTCGATCATCGGCGGCTTCGGATGGATCCTCGCCCAGGGGCTCGGCGTCATCTTCTGA
- a CDS encoding DUF1194 domain-containing protein, which yields MPITRRAALASALLPTALPVATAEPVDLALALAVDVSASVDFAEFGLMMGGYAAAFRDAELIARATSGPRGAVAVAVLLWAGPGEHDLAVTWSRVGGAEEAEAVAAAIDATPRILPPGATALGEALMASAALLARCPFPAARRVIDVSGDGPANAGVPARAGRAAAEALGITVNALAVVHEEPELEAYYAEEVITGPGAFVLRAETYEDFAEAIRRKLLREIGAALVA from the coding sequence ATGCCGATCACCCGACGCGCCGCCCTCGCCTCCGCCCTCCTTCCGACTGCCCTTCCCGTGGCCACGGCAGAGCCGGTCGATCTCGCGCTCGCGCTCGCGGTCGATGTCTCGGCGAGCGTCGATTTCGCCGAGTTCGGCCTGATGATGGGCGGCTACGCCGCGGCGTTCCGGGACGCCGAGCTCATTGCGCGCGCCACCTCGGGGCCGCGCGGGGCGGTCGCCGTCGCCGTCCTCCTCTGGGCCGGCCCGGGCGAGCACGATCTCGCTGTTACCTGGAGCAGAGTCGGCGGGGCGGAGGAGGCGGAGGCCGTGGCGGCGGCGATCGACGCGACCCCGCGCATCCTCCCGCCCGGGGCGACCGCGCTCGGCGAGGCGCTCATGGCTTCCGCTGCCCTTCTCGCCCGCTGCCCCTTCCCGGCGGCGCGGCGGGTGATCGATGTCTCCGGCGACGGGCCCGCCAACGCCGGCGTCCCGGCACGCGCCGGGCGTGCGGCCGCGGAGGCTCTCGGCATCACGGTCAACGCGCTCGCCGTCGTCCACGAGGAGCCCGAGCTCGAGGCCTATTACGCCGAGGAGGTGATCACCGGCCCGGGCGCGTTTGTACTGCGCGCGGAGACCTACGAGGACTTTGCCGAAGCCATTCGACGCAAGCTCCTGCGCGAGATCGGGGCGGCGCTCGTCGCATGA
- a CDS encoding 2-aminoethylphosphonate--pyruvate transaminase yields MTEPPLLLIPGPVQTHPRVKATMAQDIAPWDNDTRTRYAALRERLRAIAGGIEGEHVCLPLQGCGHFIVEAALRTFVAPGTKVLIPNNGNYGTRMIRLAREAGRVAVAIEIPEGELATAQMVEKALAEDPSIGTVAVVHSETSTSVINPVEEIAAAVRAAGRRLIVDAVSAFGAIPFDLGAHPETDAIVFSSNKCLEAMPGIGVAVARVDRLEACRGNAGSWSLDLSDLLHHARSYGWGSIRFTPPIQSLAALEVALELFEAEGGQPARLARYTENARILYDGLAALGLTPWVPRDRQGPIIVTMHQPPDQAFALQPFVDALKRRGFLISNFSTTSVPTFRVGAIGHLFPDDMRRATAAIADTLEEMGVRHLARAPLAA; encoded by the coding sequence ATGACAGAGCCCCCGCTTCTCCTCATCCCCGGCCCGGTTCAGACCCACCCGCGCGTAAAGGCCACCATGGCGCAGGACATCGCGCCCTGGGACAACGACACGCGCACGCGCTATGCCGCCCTGCGCGAGCGCCTGCGGGCGATCGCCGGCGGCATCGAGGGTGAGCATGTCTGCCTCCCCCTGCAGGGCTGCGGCCATTTCATCGTCGAGGCCGCACTCCGCACCTTCGTCGCGCCGGGGACGAAGGTTCTGATCCCGAACAACGGGAACTACGGGACGCGGATGATCCGGCTTGCCCGCGAGGCGGGGCGGGTCGCTGTTGCGATCGAGATCCCGGAAGGCGAACTTGCCACCGCGCAGATGGTGGAAAAGGCGCTTGCCGAGGACCCCTCGATCGGCACCGTCGCAGTGGTGCACAGCGAGACGTCGACCTCGGTGATCAACCCGGTCGAGGAGATCGCCGCCGCGGTTCGGGCGGCGGGGCGGCGGCTGATCGTCGATGCTGTCTCGGCCTTCGGGGCGATCCCGTTCGATCTCGGCGCCCATCCGGAGACGGATGCGATCGTCTTCTCCTCGAACAAATGCCTCGAGGCGATGCCCGGGATCGGTGTCGCGGTGGCGCGGGTGGATCGTCTCGAGGCCTGCCGCGGCAATGCCGGGAGCTGGAGCCTCGACCTCTCTGACCTGCTGCACCATGCGCGAAGCTACGGCTGGGGCTCGATCCGCTTCACCCCGCCGATCCAGTCGCTTGCCGCGCTCGAGGTGGCGCTCGAGCTGTTCGAGGCGGAAGGCGGGCAGCCCGCGCGTCTCGCCCGCTACACCGAGAACGCACGTATCCTCTATGACGGCCTCGCCGCGCTCGGCCTCACCCCATGGGTGCCGCGCGATCGCCAGGGGCCGATCATCGTCACGATGCACCAGCCGCCCGACCAGGCCTTCGCGCTTCAGCCCTTCGTCGATGCGCTGAAGCGCCGGGGCTTCTTGATCTCGAACTTCTCGACGACCAGCGTGCCGACCTTCCGCGTCGGCGCGATCGGCCACCTCTTCCCGGACGACATGCGCCGGGCCACGGCAGCGATCGCCGACACGCTCGAGGAGATGGGTGTGCGGCACCTCGCCCGCGCCCCGCTCGCCGCCTGA
- a CDS encoding tyrosine-type recombinase/integrase yields the protein MMAAHRHPVRLSERMLDAASCPPGRRELWLSDLLVRGLRVRVLGGTKTFYCSWTDPRSGRRCREKLGRFGAITLEQARQAARAMLGRVALGEDVVAERRRARETDGLTFGRLIDDWARLHLAYRRPRYAAEATRALKTTFRAHLGTAAVRIDHALAARVLDRLALAGRPGAARNALAYARACFGWAMKRRIVTVNPFHGLPAPKGSGAARDRALGPEEIGMVWRAAGTLGTPYGQAVRFLMLTLCRRDEAAGMTWGELAPDMSTWTLPAGRSKNARPHVVHLAPPARAAARAPPHRPARGRARPGAGARAARLRRAAARRADLGLELGEAAARRGDRGGMRRSRARAARTLGAS from the coding sequence ATGATGGCCGCGCACCGCCATCCCGTCCGGCTCTCCGAGCGCATGCTCGACGCCGCCTCCTGCCCGCCCGGCCGGCGCGAGCTCTGGCTCTCCGACCTCCTCGTCCGCGGCCTGCGCGTGCGCGTCCTCGGCGGCACCAAGACCTTCTATTGCTCCTGGACCGATCCGCGCAGCGGCCGGCGCTGCCGTGAGAAGCTCGGCCGCTTCGGCGCGATCACGCTCGAACAGGCGCGCCAGGCAGCCCGCGCGATGCTCGGCCGCGTCGCCCTCGGCGAGGACGTGGTCGCCGAGCGCAGGCGGGCGCGTGAGACGGACGGCCTGACCTTCGGCAGGCTGATCGACGATTGGGCGCGGCTCCATCTCGCCTATCGCCGGCCGCGCTACGCCGCCGAGGCGACGCGGGCGCTGAAGACGACGTTCCGCGCGCATCTCGGCACGGCGGCGGTGCGCATCGATCACGCGCTCGCCGCGCGCGTGCTCGATCGCCTGGCGCTCGCCGGCCGGCCCGGCGCGGCGCGCAACGCGCTCGCCTACGCGCGCGCCTGCTTCGGCTGGGCGATGAAGCGCCGGATCGTGACCGTCAATCCGTTCCACGGCCTGCCCGCCCCGAAAGGCTCGGGCGCCGCGCGCGATCGCGCCCTCGGCCCGGAGGAGATCGGCATGGTCTGGCGCGCCGCCGGCACGCTCGGCACGCCCTACGGCCAGGCGGTGCGCTTCCTGATGCTCACGCTCTGCCGGCGCGACGAGGCGGCCGGCATGACCTGGGGCGAGCTCGCGCCCGACATGTCGACATGGACGCTGCCGGCCGGGCGCTCGAAGAACGCCCGCCCGCATGTCGTGCATCTCGCGCCGCCCGCGCGCGCTGCTGCGCGAGCTCCTCCGCATCGGCCTGCGCGAGGACGAGCCCGACCCGGCGCCGGAGCCCGCGCGGCTCGTCTTCGGCGTGCTGCCGCGCGGCGGGCCGATCTCGGGCTGGAACTGGGTGAAGCGGCGGCTCGACGCGGCGATCGCGGCGGAATGCGCCGAAGCCGGGCGCGCGCCGCCCGCACCTTGGGTGCTTCATGA
- a CDS encoding site-specific integrase — protein sequence MTWLAGAGFPPHVCDRLLNHVGGTISGVAAVYQRAEFLAERRAALEAWAGHVVACGGGGR from the coding sequence GTGACCTGGCTAGCCGGCGCGGGCTTCCCGCCGCATGTCTGCGACCGGCTGCTGAACCACGTCGGCGGGACGATCAGCGGCGTGGCCGCGGTCTATCAGCGCGCCGAGTTCCTGGCCGAGCGCCGCGCCGCGCTCGAAGCCTGGGCCGGCCACGTGGTGGCGTGCGGTGGCGGCGGCCGATGA
- a CDS encoding helix-turn-helix transcriptional regulator, with protein sequence MMKLLSSDEVAEILGVSLRTLERMRIDGQGPAYVRLSPRRIAYAERDVIEWIERRRHRSRAAEARSAA encoded by the coding sequence ATGATGAAGCTCCTCTCCTCCGACGAAGTCGCCGAGATTCTCGGCGTGTCGCTGCGCACTCTGGAACGCATGCGTATCGATGGCCAGGGGCCGGCGTATGTCCGGTTGTCGCCCCGGCGGATCGCCTATGCCGAACGTGACGTCATCGAATGGATCGAGCGCCGCCGGCATCGAAGCCGGGCCGCGGAGGCGCGCAGCGCTGCGTGA